The Natrinema salaciae genome contains a region encoding:
- a CDS encoding class I SAM-dependent methyltransferase, which yields MAGDENRDGSRDAESARRADVRDTYDRIATHFASTREYAWPEVESFVATHAAERGAGGVGLDLGCGNCRHAELLAADCASVVGLDVSRGLLETGRERALERGFDVELVQGDAAGLPLAADSIDVAVYVATLHHLPTRAARRDSLDELARVLAPDGRALVSAWSTAHDRFDEADGFDTTIEWTLPGGEPVDRFYHIYAPDEFEADLADSDLTLREWELSSGNCYATVSGARPSG from the coding sequence ATGGCCGGGGACGAGAACCGAGATGGCAGCCGGGACGCCGAGAGCGCTCGCCGCGCCGACGTGCGCGACACCTACGACCGGATCGCGACTCACTTCGCGTCGACGCGGGAGTACGCCTGGCCCGAAGTCGAATCGTTCGTCGCGACGCACGCCGCCGAGCGCGGGGCGGGCGGCGTCGGCCTCGACCTCGGCTGCGGCAACTGTCGCCACGCCGAACTCCTCGCCGCCGACTGCGCGTCCGTCGTCGGTCTCGACGTCAGCCGCGGCCTGCTCGAGACGGGGCGGGAGCGAGCGCTCGAGCGCGGGTTCGACGTCGAACTGGTGCAGGGGGACGCGGCGGGGCTGCCGCTGGCCGCCGACAGTATCGACGTCGCGGTCTACGTCGCGACGCTCCACCACCTGCCGACGCGGGCCGCCCGTCGGGACAGTCTGGACGAACTCGCGCGGGTGCTCGCCCCCGACGGGCGGGCGCTGGTCAGCGCGTGGTCGACCGCTCACGACCGGTTCGACGAGGCCGACGGGTTCGATACGACGATCGAGTGGACGCTTCCGGGCGGCGAACCGGTCGACCGGTTCTACCACATCTACGCGCCCGACGAGTTCGAGGCCGACCTCGCCGACAGCGACCTCACGCTCCGCGAGTGGGAGCTCTCGAGCGGGAACTGCTACGCGACGGTCTCGGGTGCGCGGCCGTCCGGATAG